The sequence GAGTTTCTCCCAGGCCGCGTCGTTGCACATGCGAAGCCCGGTGGCGTAGGTGAAGTAGGCCATGTTCAGGAGCATGGAGCCGTCGGGGCGCACGTCCACGAGTTCGTCGTAAATCTTGCGCATATACTCGGCCACGCGCTCGGAGTCGGGGTTGCCGTAGGGCGCGAGGCCCATGAGCTTGTACTCGCCGGAGTTCACCTTGAAGCCGCAGTAGTAGGTGAAGGCGGAATACAGAAGGCCCAGCGAGTGCGGGAAATCGAGCTCGCGCAGGAAGGTGATCTCCTTGCCCTTGCCGTGCCCGATGGTGGTGGTGGCCCACTCGCCCACGCCGTCGATGGTCAGGATGGCGGCTTCCTCGAAGGGCGAGGGGTAGAAGGCGCTGGCCGCGTGAGACAGGTGATGCTCGGGAAAGAGCACCTGGGGCTTGCCGGGGCCGAGCTTGGCGAATTCGTCCGCGAGCATCTTGCTCATGAACAGCTTTTCCTTGATCCACACCGGCATTGCGGACAGGAAGCTTTTGAGGCCCGAGGGCGCGAACCCGTGGTAGGTCTCCAGCAGGCGCTCGAACTTGAGGAAGGGCTTGTCGTAGAAGGCCACGGCGGCAAGATCCTTGAAGGCCAGCCCCGCCTCGGCCAGACAGTAGGCCGCGGCGTTGGTGGGGAAGGACGGGTCGTGCTTTCTGCGGGTGAAGCGTTCCTCGTGGGCGGCGGCCACGATGCGCCCGTCCATGATCAGGGCGGCGGCGGAGTCGTGGTAGTATGCGGAGATGCCTAGAATGGCCTCGGGCATGGCGTATTCCTGCTGAAGAGCGCCGCCGGGGCTGTCAAGCCTTCGGCGGCGCGACTCTCGTTGATGTGCTGATTCAAACGCCCGGTACGGCGACGTCTCGTGTTGCGCCCTTGCCGCGAACAAAGCCGCGGGGGAGATCCTAGAACAACGTGTAAATGAACGGGGCGATGGCCGATCCGCTGGTCAGCACGATCAGCACGCCGAAAAGAAGCAGCACCAGGATGATGGGCAGCAGCCAGAATTTCTTGCGGACTCTCAGGAAGCCCCACAGATCACCGAGAAAGCTCATGGTATTTCCACCTAATAGGGAGTTTCGATATCTTTGCTGGAAAACTGATGGTCGCGCACGCGAAACACGCTTGCGCTGTCCTTCTTGAAGCCCCTGGTCTGCATGGAGTCCTTGCCCATGGCGCGGCGCAGAAGCCCCATGGGGGTCAGCACCGTATAGAACACCACGGCCAGGAGAATCTTGGACATCACGGTGCCCAGGATGTGCGAGAAGCCGAACCAGACTTTGGCGGCGGGCTTGAAGGCCGAAGGCCAGGTCATGTCCAGCACCAGCAGCAGCAGGCCGTAACCCAGGAAATCCCGCCGATGGCCGAACCAGGCGATCAGCAGACAGATGAGCACCAGGGCCATGCCGGTGTCGCGGGCCTGGGCCTTGCTGGCCGAGAGCCAATACGAGCCTTTTTGTGCTTTCTGAGTCATGTATTCCTCATTTCAAACGCCGGAAGAATGCCAGACGGGCCAATCCTGGGCAATACTAATTTTTCGAGGCATTATCCCGGCGAACTGCCCGAGGCTGGCAGCAGAGCAGATTCATCCTTCAGTTGAACCGGAGCAGCTTG comes from Fundidesulfovibrio putealis DSM 16056 and encodes:
- a CDS encoding DUF5989 family protein encodes the protein MSFLGDLWGFLRVRKKFWLLPIILVLLLFGVLIVLTSGSAIAPFIYTLF
- a CDS encoding SxtJ family membrane protein, with amino-acid sequence MTQKAQKGSYWLSASKAQARDTGMALVLICLLIAWFGHRRDFLGYGLLLLVLDMTWPSAFKPAAKVWFGFSHILGTVMSKILLAVVFYTVLTPMGLLRRAMGKDSMQTRGFKKDSASVFRVRDHQFSSKDIETPY